Within the Erigeron canadensis isolate Cc75 chromosome 6, C_canadensis_v1, whole genome shotgun sequence genome, the region CTTGCTTTCAATTCATCCTAGCAGTTAGTATTTGAGATATTCTTGTGAGCAAAAGATGAGTTTGACTTCCACTAGGATATATGGTGGTGCCAAGATATTATGTCAACTTGgatattacattacatatatagattccTGATCATTTCCTACTTTTGATCAAGGAATATATATGGTCCATATTAAAATAGAACAACTAAAGATGGAACAATAAGGGCATAGTTCCATAACACAAGTAGAAATTTGTGAAGTTCATAAGCAGGATACGTATGTACAGAAATGAAGGTCTAAGAAAAGCGATTGACCACAGTTTTATAAGCTGAAGGCTGACCACAAATAGGGGAGTTTAGGAATTAGGATACATTTATTGACACAATTTTCTCCGTTTGCTATTAGGATTAGTATTTTTTGGTCTTATCTTCATCACCCGTCATTCAAAGTAGATAGGAATAGGACCAAAACAACATCATTCATGTAATAGGCATCACCAAAATAATAAAGATTATTTAAGAGCAAAAAACATACTCTTTGTGGCCACGGAGGTTCACTAGCGGTGACTCCGGGCTACTTGCAAAGCAGGTGGTCCCCCATGGTCTAGTTGAAGTTACACATCTGTAACAGTGGTTCATGTAGATTTTAACTTGAAAGTCCCTATTTAACCTTTTCTGTGAAACAAAAGGAATACATCAAAAAGGTCATCTATTAAAAGAGTGGACTGGAATTCAAAGAATCTGCATATTCTGTAAGGGCCCAAACCCAAAAAAGTTTAGGGAAGAATGGTCACACACTCACATTAGCAATTAGCATGCACCCAAATCCAGATgttcaacaacaataaacaagtTCATGAGCTCTAATATGAGAAGTATTATCGAATccttggggaaaaaaaaatcatacttgAGTTACACTAAAAATGATAGTCATCGATCGTTGACCTGCAAACTTATGCAGGAAGAACCAGTGCCCATCCACACGAATGAAAAAGCAGAATAGCATGTATCCTTACCAAAGTCTCctaaaagaaaaatcaatctGGAAAATGCCATAATAGCATATCGATATAGTCACAATGCAAAGCTTTTCCTAAGATACCGATTCTTGTATTTTACGGGCTATTGTTATGCTCCATATGTGGCTCAAAATAGAAGATGACGCGTTCCTAGTTTTGCCCTCTTGAAACTTATATTCACCCAACTGGACAAACCCCACCACCTTTTTCTCCTATATATAACGAACTTCCCTGAATAACATCGTTCAAACCATCCCTTGACTTGCATATCATCTTTCTATCAGATATTTAAATCTATAAGCTCTTTTTTtgtacaaatataaaaatggcATCAACCTCACTCTATTCAAGTAGCTCAAGTTCAACTTGGACTCCCCAACAGAACAAGTCATTTGAAAGAGCACTCGCAGTGTATGATAGAGATACACCTGATCGTTGGCAGAAAATTGCACGGGCAGTGGGTGGGAAATCAGCAGAAGAAGTGAAGAGGCACTATGAAGTGCTGATTGAAGACCTTAGGCACATAGAGTCTGGCAATGTTCCGTTCCCAAACTACAGACGTTGATCTTAAATTGAATGCCGGTCATGAGGTAAAGCAATAATTTAATACAGTCGATAAGGAAACAAAAACTTCATTTTCACATGCAAACTATCATTCAATCTACCTTCTtccacatatatatagtatgtaaGTGTTTGTGTAAGCCTACTGTACTGAATCTCATTGGCATTGATTTCAAATATTGTAATGCATTGTTATGCTAAGTTATATTTTATCAATGTAAGCTATGATTTAATGTGATGATTTCTTAGAAATGAACCAATATATGTTGCTTGTGATGCAATCCTCATTAAATTTGTAAATAGAAAGATATGACTAAGGGTTCGATCCTCGCTCCCTGCAAAATGGTCGGAGGTCCTTTGGAATCAGTCTCTCTAGTCTCAACCTTTGGGTAAGGGTAAGATTGTCTACATCTCATCTCTCCCATCCCTCGTGTAGGGAGTCTCTCCAATGTTGGGTAAGGATAAGACTGCTTACATCTCACCTCCAGTCTCTCACATATATCGTAAAAGACAGGATTGGGACactgttgatttttttttgagaaaatatgtttaattaacCCGTTTCTTACTAACCGGCCGTTGTGTTGCTCTATGTACTAACAATAATCCATGATAATCCATGTATTTGATGTAACAAAATTATAATCATAACATGATACCAGAGTTAATTACTAATATAACTAGTTGGTATTGTACCACAGAGTACGTATCAATCGTTTATAAGAATTGAAAAGGGTATATACAAGCAGGATCAAAAATATTCTacagaaaaatagaaaatcctACTCGATCACTAACCAGTCACATTGCTGTTACACCACTGAACATTTTTAAagatgataaattgataatagATGTATTTGATCAAAGGCGTTTATGTTGAGATGCAGAATTTTATCACAGTTCAAATGGGTTGGGCTCTTGGGCTGGGTTGGTTGTTGTTCGCACATGCATTTACGCTTTAATTTGTTGTCCATTAGAagtttttttaacataacttcATTCAAGGGAAATATTTAATAGACATGTATAAAAATGTTGTATTCCgatcattatttatattttcagcAGTTGATGATATTCAAGGTGCAAAACGTTTATACCTGGTAACAACTTTTAATCTCTTTGACTCGGCCCATTGGACTATTTTaaactttcgtttttttttatattgttatagTACTTATAGTTTGATCCATAATTACAACATTTCAATTAAACTAAGCTTAATTAACCACCTCAACTGCTCGACTTAACCCGTATATAATTATGCAAAATGAACCAAAGTACTATGCATCAAGATTAATTATGATATAGACtacaatatatgatatatgtatacatcgatatattgataatattacGTACTAGCTAGATCAATATTTTGAGCTGTATGTTAGCATAAAGTACTTCTTTTTCTGTAACTATGTAAGTAACCAAGTAAGTATGTTTTGTAACTTGAACATGTATAAGTACGTACCCTTTTCGGAATATAAGCATTAGTACTAAAGAGCAAATCGAATGCCAGCAGGAACAAAGAGAATAAAGAAGAGTAAAGATATTCATATTAgattaaagtttaaaaagaaCATAAATAATTTGACTGCCAaaagagagaagaaaaaaaaaggctgCTACTAATAAAACTAAagcttaataataataaaaaaaaaaacaaaaaccaagatCTAATCTAATACATCTTCATCCTAACGTAAAGAATTTAATTTGAACAagccaaaaatttaaaaaaaaaaaaaaaaaaggggtcaTCCTCACATTTCCATGTCATCATCAGTAAAACGTACTCCACTGCACCATACGATACGACACGTCACATTTTacgtttctttttttatttttatttttcatctagTGAAATCATGAACAAGGCCTGGTCTGTCAGTGACATTGAGACGCCATGAGAGGAACGGCGAATCTCTGTCGTCCATTTCGTGATCCGCCATGAACCTGTACTCATTGGACACTGCAGCTGGTGAGTAGCATGATGGCATTTTGTGGGCTGATTGTGAGTAATCATTGGCCCATTGGTtgccattattattattcatcatGTATTGGTGGccgtggtggtggtgatggtatCCTTGATCTGTTGTGTCGCTACCACCAGTTGTCGCTGCTGCTGCCGCATTGGCTCGTCGCTCCTCTTTCTTGTATCGAATTCCACATGCATTGCACAATGactacaaatacatatataaacaatgCTTAGAAATCTAGTTTGCTAATATTATCTGATTACCGTGTTTGTATGAAATAGTACCTTATTAAAAACCacacaatatataatataataatatatatttatatatgtacctTAGGTCCGCGAGGTCCATTTCTCCAAAGTGGAGTAGAAGTGGTGTCACAATTAGCACACCGTCTCGAAAAAAGGCTATCCGCATTACCAGAAGCATTATTAttgccaccaccgccgccacgaTTGGCTTTATGTGCCGAAGGTGCGTTGGAAGATTGCAAAATGTTCCACCAATTAGACCCACGACGTTTCTCGTGGTGCGTTTTTTCGTAGTCGTTTGACGATAAACGAGTAGACGGGGTACCTAAAGACAAAGTACAATCAACCGAAGAAGGGGAAGAACCATAAGAAGAAGGACACATTTCTTGGTCATATGGCATTGGAAATATGGATGAGAATGAGTTGGGCTGGTAATGGTAGAGACCACATGAACATGGACCCATCATGGTTGCACCAGTGCACCTATTCATGGTTtactagtattttttttttgtgtcaaAATTTGAGTAACAAAACTAAATAATGAATGAGATGATGAAATAGGGGTCAAAGAGTGTGGCAGAGTTTTAACGTGGGTATTTGAGTATGTTACTATGTAAGTAGGATTTTTGTGGGGCCAGTAGAGAAGTAGTAGTATTGGGAGAGATTTTGTTTTGCAATGAGAGAAGTGGTGGATTGAAGGTGTTTATATAGGTGTACAAATGTGGGCCCGGTCGATGTGGAGTTGCAGGAGTGAATATTCCACatatgttgttgtttttttgtcGTTTTGTCTTGTTTCTTGCAAGTATGACGAGTGTAGTGTACACTTTTCACAACACAAGAATAAACTAAAGATGTGTACAAACTAGAACTAGTTGAATGTATAATCGTGTTTTTCGTCTAAGCTTGAATATTGAATTGTAGAATTAAAAATAGTTATtgtacatgaaaataaaaaaaatcaataatgttttaatcatttaactttcatataataatctttttggatacttaactttttttttgaaacgatATAATCCTAAACTTTAAAACAATAATGGTTTTAACCGTTTAACtttgaatttaaataaattaagcacTTAACTAAAATCATAATCGTTTTAATAACTTAGTATTTATTCAAATTGGTAAAAGCACTTAACTTGAAACGTGTTTGACCCGCAATAACCCAAAACGTTAATTGATTCTATCATTTTGATAGGAACTTAAGTGTAAAAAACAATGACGGCTTGTAAATTAATTAGGTGattaaatcattcaaaataaaaattagataGTTAAAACGATTCTTTTTTCAAAGTGTAGAATTAAATCATCCAAAAAAAAGAAGTGGTTAAAATAATTATTGTACCAAAATTAAGTgattaaaacattattattactaataaaAATTGTGTATACTCTAATGCATACATCATTtaatcattttagaaaacttaaTTTTTCATTCATTAATGAAACAGAGTTAGTAAAGgtaaatttaaatatctctatatataataaaacaaatctctatatctctatatgtaataaaacaaaattgttatgacataatcattttacaaaaatagtttACGTGTCACCTctacaatttttaaaaagcttaattcttttttctttaaattatttatgatgtcaaaaATACTTTCcttctttaaatttattttatttatattatttatgatgtagtttttgtataaaaatgtttttattttatttgaaaactctaataatttataaatagtattttaaattttcattatataaataattttttataatagatgtttaaattattCGTATATCATGcgggttaataagctaattatatttatttgaaatataagGTATATTATTCTGAAGTtatgaataatatatttgtatttgttttctatgcacactaagtatatatttaatacaaaaaaaacttgaagatagttatatgtattttgattatcaaaacaaaaaaatgtttagTAAATTATCACATTGATTAAAAATAGGACTCAATCAATTTCATCTCAACTTTAATGAAAAGGatcattttttaaaaccttCATTAATATGTTCGGGctaaacccgggttaattagctagttataaACATGTAAGAGGTTGGTAACATAACTAAATATTCATAAAAAGTATTTGAATTAGATTTTCTTTGGTTAAACTTAATGGTtgattaaaattgaaataactTGCATGAGGTGTAAACTTACAATTTTAGGACCAAATAGCAATTAAGGTTAAAATACATAAGCTAATTATTGTCATTAGGTTCAATTTAacgaggaaaagaagaagaaaattgcataaaaaaattataaatcatagaatattatacattatattaaaaagataacaAGGATATAAGATGGATGATGGATATGATCGACTGATTCTTAGCTTTGTATCTGTCTTTTTGTCCTGTCAGTTATTTCATGATCTAATGTCTATCAAGAGATTTTATTCCCATGGAGGTAGAACATGAGGGACAAGAGGTGAATCCCGTTTGCTTATAAATGAAGT harbors:
- the LOC122606080 gene encoding GATA transcription factor 19-like, whose product is MNRCTGATMMGPCSCGLYHYQPNSFSSIFPMPYDQEMCPSSYGSSPSSVDCTLSLGTPSTRLSSNDYEKTHHEKRRGSNWWNILQSSNAPSAHKANRGGGGGNNNASGNADSLFSRRCANCDTTSTPLWRNGPRGPKSLCNACGIRYKKEERRANAAAAATTGGSDTTDQGYHHHHHGHQYMMNNNNGNQWANDYSQSAHKMPSCYSPAAVSNEYRFMADHEMDDRDSPFLSWRLNVTDRPGLVHDFTR
- the LOC122604995 gene encoding protein RADIALIS-like 1, whose protein sequence is MASTSLYSSSSSSTWTPQQNKSFERALAVYDRDTPDRWQKIARAVGGKSAEEVKRHYEVLIEDLRHIESGNVPFPNYRR